The window CAACACTGTTGTTGGTCAAAGTTTCTTCGACAGAAGTATTGGCCTGGAATACAATCCCGGAATTTTCTGCAAATAGTATTTTAACGGTATCGTTTTCACCTAAACTGCTCAGATCAAGATCTGCACCAAGGTTATTGTCGGCAAAACACAACTCTAATAGGGTCGTGATCAATCCACCGCTGGCAACATCGTGCCCTGCACTGATCTGATCTTCTTTTATTAATTGCTGAATGGTGTTAAAAGCAGTTTTGAATTTAACGGCGTTTTTTATTGTCGGGGTTTCATTTCCTATAACATTCAAAATTTGATTGAAAGAAGATCCTCCAAGTTTAAATGCATCTTGAGACAGGTTAATATAGTATATATTACCTCCGTCTTTTTTAAGTACAGGCTCGACAACTTTATTGATATCGTTGCAATTGGCTGCGGCAGAAATAATGACAGTTCCGGGGGCAATAACTTCTTCGTCCGGATACTTTTGCTTCATGGATAGTGAATCTTTTCCTGTCGGAATATTGATTCCCAGTTCAATGGCAAAATCAGAACAACTTTCAACAGCATCATACAAACGGGCATCTTCACCTTCATTTTTACATGGCCACATCCAGTTAGCAGAAAGCGATATGCTTTTAAGTCCATCTTTTAAAGGAGCCCATACAATGTTTGTAAGTGATTCGGCTATGGAGTTTCTGCTACCGGCAACCGGGTCGATAATAGCAGAGACAGGAGAGTGTCCTATGGAGGTAGCGATACCTTCCTTCCCTTGATAATCGAGGGCCATAACACCACAGTTGTTTAGAGGCAATTGTAGCGGACCGGCACATTGTTGTTTTGCTACGCGTCCGCCTACACAACGGTCTACTTTATTAGTTAACCAGTCTTTACAAGCCACTGCTTCAAGCTGTAATACCTGCTCAAGATATGCTGCAACTTTTTCTGTTGTGTAATCTGCGTTTTTATAATTTCGGTGAATCTTGGTGTCATTCATAATGGTTCTAGGAGAACTTCCGAACATATCAGAAAGTTCAAAATCCATCGGTTTATCACCGTTTGAAGACGACTCAAAAGTAAATCGATGATCGCCGGTAACATCACCCACTTCATACATAGGGGAACGTTCACGATCCGCGATTTTTTTCAGCGTATCTATTTTTTCCTGAGAGATTACCAGTCCCATGCGTTCCTGGCTTTCATTGCCGATAATCTCTTTTGCTGACAGGGTAGGGTCTCCAACAGGAAGTTTGTCCAGATCAATTTTTCCACCTGTTTCTTCAACCAACTCAGAGAGGCAGTTTAAGTGTCCGCCGGCACCGTGATCGTGAATAGAAACGATATCATTTTCATTGCTCTCTACCATACCGCGGATGGCATTGGCAGCGCGTTTCTGCATTTCCGGATTGGAACGTTGAACCGCATTTAGTTCGATTCCACTTTCAAACTCCCCGGTATCTGCGGAAGATACCGCAGCACCTCCCATACCAATTCGGTAGTTTTCACCACCAAGTATAACTACTTTATCTCCTTTTCTTGGAGTAGCTTTGATAGACTGATCTTCTTTACCGTAACCGATTCCGCCGGCTAACATGATCACTTTATCGAAACCAAGTTTACGGGCATCTTCTTCATGTTCGAAGGTTAATACAGAACCGGTAATTAGTGGCTGACCGAATTTATTTCCGAAATCAGAAGCTCCATTAGAGGCTTTGATCAGGATATCCATTGGAGTCTGATATAACCATTTGCGCTCATCCATGCCCTGTTCCCAAGGGCGATTTTCCTCTAAACGCGAATAAGAGGTCATATAAACAGCAGTACCCGCCAAAGGTAGAGACCCTTTTCCTCCGGCAAGACGATCACGTATTTCACCACCACTTCCAGTTGCCGCTCCATTAAAAGGCTCGACCGTAGTAGGGAAGTTGTGGGTTTCCGCTTTAAGTGAAATAACAGAATTGAAATCTTTTACTTCATAATAATCGGGCTTGTCGGCACTCTTAGGAGCAAATTGCTGCACTTTAGGTCCTTTAACAAAGGCCACATTATCTTTGTATGCAGAAACAATTTC of the Zhouia spongiae genome contains:
- the purL gene encoding phosphoribosylformylglycinamidine synthase codes for the protein MILFFGNPKTKVYAVQTNTELNSEDISKLVWLFGNQSQIENQIIDNHFIGPRAAMITPWSTNAVEITQNMGIEGIKRIEEYFASTEEDKSYDPMLSQKYAKLNQEIFTVDILPEPIIEIGDIAAYNTKEGLALSDDEIEYLNSLAEKLGRKLTDSEVFGFSQVNSEHCRHKIFNGTFVIDGEEKPSSLFKLIKKTSETHPNEIVSAYKDNVAFVKGPKVQQFAPKSADKPDYYEVKDFNSVISLKAETHNFPTTVEPFNGAATGSGGEIRDRLAGGKGSLPLAGTAVYMTSYSRLEENRPWEQGMDERKWLYQTPMDILIKASNGASDFGNKFGQPLITGSVLTFEHEEDARKLGFDKVIMLAGGIGYGKEDQSIKATPRKGDKVVILGGENYRIGMGGAAVSSADTGEFESGIELNAVQRSNPEMQKRAANAIRGMVESNENDIVSIHDHGAGGHLNCLSELVEETGGKIDLDKLPVGDPTLSAKEIIGNESQERMGLVISQEKIDTLKKIADRERSPMYEVGDVTGDHRFTFESSSNGDKPMDFELSDMFGSSPRTIMNDTKIHRNYKNADYTTEKVAAYLEQVLQLEAVACKDWLTNKVDRCVGGRVAKQQCAGPLQLPLNNCGVMALDYQGKEGIATSIGHSPVSAIIDPVAGSRNSIAESLTNIVWAPLKDGLKSISLSANWMWPCKNEGEDARLYDAVESCSDFAIELGINIPTGKDSLSMKQKYPDEEVIAPGTVIISAAANCNDINKVVEPVLKKDGGNIYYINLSQDAFKLGGSSFNQILNVIGNETPTIKNAVKFKTAFNTIQQLIKEDQISAGHDVASGGLITTLLELCFADNNLGADLDLSSLGENDTVKILFAENSGIVFQANTSVEETLTNNSVEFFNIGKANDSGIVSIKNNADAFSFDIAKYRDIWFKTSYLLDQKQTANGLAKERFDNYKNQALQYQFPGHFTGRRPDIDNSKPRPKAAILREKGSNSEREMANAMYLAGFDVKDVHMTDLISGRETLEDIQFIGAVGGFSNSDVLGSAKGWAGAFLYNEKANNALKKFFEREDTLSVGICNGCQLFMELEVLNPEHEVHGKMTYNDSHKHESSFTSVKVQENNSVMLSTLAGTTLGVWISHGEGKFRLPLSEDRYNIVAKYGYEGYPANPNGSDYNTAMMCDRTGRHLVTMPHIERSIFQWNWANYPNGRKDEVSPWIEAFVNARKWLEKK